One genomic window of Sarcophilus harrisii chromosome X, mSarHar1.11, whole genome shotgun sequence includes the following:
- the LOC116420218 gene encoding uncharacterized protein LOC116420218 translates to MENNDRGLLRAAPADTRLQTGPGQVHPTRPGAAQPETPQGPQAGGERPLRRTHGLSEAQKLLAALALKRRRPRRPVQEEKRQEELQESDLEEEGAAASAMVSETAAELGAQTPDPEPEHFPTQKIPFKGYRSRWGDSGFYYKSGQKLPSFKSIELKDDNPQAIKQEFVKVRQKVDALLSCLEKGPDPEAAEKAKGAEGGGSQATLTDLNLKTDDSSSSSSISSSNGNWA, encoded by the exons ATCGAGGACTTCTTAGAGCAGCACCTGCAGACACAAGGCTTCAAACCGGGCCTGGCCAAGTCCATCCAACTCGCCCGGGTGCTGCTCAGCCAGAGACACCCCAGGGTCCTCAAGCGGGTGGTGAACGTCCCCTCCGTCGTACACATGGACTTTCAGAGGCACAGAAACTTCTCGCTGCACTCGCCCTAAAGCGGCGGCGGCCACGCCGGCCAGTTCAAGAAGAAAAACGCCAAGAAG AGCTCCAGGAGAGTGATCTGGAAGAGGAGGGGGCAGCAGCATCGGCCATGGTCTCAGAAACAGCAGCTGAGCTGGGAGCCCAGACGCCTGACCCCGAACCTGAGCATTTTCCAACTCAGAAAATACCCTTCAAAG GGTACCGCTCGCGCTGGGGGGACAGCGGCTTCTACTACAAGTCTGGCCAGAAGCTGCCCTCGTTCAAGTCAATTGAGCTGAAGGATGACAATCCCCAGGCCATCAAGCAGGAGTTTGTGAAGGTCCGTCAGAAGGTGGACGCCCTGCTGAGCTGCCTGGAGAAGGGGCCCGACCCCGAGGCCGCCGAGAAGGCCAAAGGGGCTGAGGGCGGTGGCTCCCAGGCCACCCTCACCGACTTGAACCTGAAGACCGatgacagcagcagcagcagcagcatcagcAGCAGCAACGGGAACTGGGCCTAG